From Meiothermus sp., a single genomic window includes:
- a CDS encoding peroxiredoxin: MKLKPGDPAPLIQVQDALGRTVDLAELVKQGRYIVLWFYPRANSPGCTAQGKQYADLHDAFRQLGAEVFGVSADPASAQCKFIDRLALGGGMIPDPSGAVGRAFGVGGWLGFGLLLGMYNRDTILINPQGRIEQIWRNVNPFQDARQVLEYLQSKVGASSTQSEPAPT, translated from the coding sequence ATGAAACTGAAGCCGGGTGACCCTGCTCCGCTGATACAGGTGCAGGATGCCCTGGGTCGCACAGTAGACCTGGCGGAACTGGTAAAGCAAGGGCGCTACATTGTGCTGTGGTTCTATCCCAGAGCCAATTCTCCAGGCTGCACCGCCCAGGGAAAGCAGTACGCCGATCTGCACGACGCCTTCCGGCAGCTTGGCGCCGAGGTGTTTGGGGTGAGCGCCGACCCCGCTTCGGCGCAGTGCAAATTTATAGACCGACTGGCCCTGGGGGGCGGCATGATTCCCGATCCCTCTGGGGCGGTGGGGCGGGCGTTTGGGGTGGGGGGTTGGCTGGGCTTTGGCCTGCTGCTGGGCATGTACAACCGCGATACCATCCTGATTAATCCCCAGGGCCGGATCGAACAAATCTGGCGCAACGTCAACCCCTTCCAGGATGCCCGGCAGGTGCTGGAGTACCTGCAATCGAAAGTTGGAGCGTCCTCTACCCAGTCCGAACCGGCCCCAACTTGA
- the yqeK gene encoding bis(5'-nucleosyl)-tetraphosphatase (symmetrical) YqeK: protein MISNVSVVELAEKVRRQVRPERYEHILRVAELAAEIAKANGLDVGKTYLAAILHDAARDLSAEQLEALAPPLIELERQHPLALHGRAGRRLAQEWGIDDEEMLEAIEGHVYGVAPDHKIGMALYVADVSEPGRGVNHDIREMALAGRLEEAYQKAVICKVKYLQSKGIEPHPRTLAAYRAILQQLGSS, encoded by the coding sequence TTGATAAGCAATGTCTCTGTCGTTGAATTGGCAGAAAAGGTACGTCGGCAGGTTAGGCCCGAGCGCTACGAACACATCCTGCGCGTGGCCGAGCTGGCCGCCGAGATTGCCAAAGCCAACGGCCTGGATGTGGGAAAAACCTATCTGGCCGCCATCCTGCACGATGCAGCGCGCGACCTGAGCGCCGAACAGCTAGAAGCGCTAGCACCCCCCTTGATCGAACTCGAGCGCCAACACCCGCTGGCCCTGCATGGCCGGGCCGGGCGCAGGCTGGCCCAGGAATGGGGCATTGATGATGAAGAGATGCTCGAGGCCATCGAAGGCCATGTGTACGGGGTTGCCCCCGATCACAAAATCGGCATGGCGCTCTATGTGGCCGATGTTTCGGAGCCGGGGCGAGGGGTCAACCACGACATTCGGGAAATGGCCCTGGCCGGACGGCTCGAGGAAGCCTACCAAAAGGCGGTTATTTGCAAGGTTAAATACCTGCAAAGTAAAGGCATCGAACCCCATCCCCGAACCCTGGCCGCGTATCGGGCAATCTTGCAGCAGCTCGGCAGCTCGTAG
- a CDS encoding cytochrome P450 codes for MLPQPQGYPWGNWAHLPRWAGEPLALLEEGAALGPVFGLGLGRRAVVGYSPEWNKRLLTDLETFRSKGSFSSLTPYLNGGIITTDAPAHKPKRQELNPRFHAKALAGLEGRIRAALEEIRLPTEFEAGAWASSVAQTSLNVAYFEGHFPKAELARFLAPLKAPFPAPLLPRPLLFARVRRRIGEMQAAGYGLAAHLSLEEVLIGLAAGYDTTAHTLAWALWHAASYPEWHHPAGHALLIKETLRLYPPGFIGSRRVARGAELEGYFIPKGALALYSPYLTHRHPDLWERPLVFDPSRFQGRIPAWGYLPFGGGERTCLGMHFAQMVLQIALSLLGPLEPLQGDPEPRPGLTLAPRGALWLRRV; via the coding sequence GTGCTTCCCCAGCCCCAGGGCTATCCCTGGGGGAATTGGGCCCATCTGCCCCGCTGGGCCGGGGAGCCTCTGGCGCTGCTGGAGGAGGGTGCGGCCCTGGGGCCGGTTTTTGGCTTGGGCCTGGGCCGCCGGGCGGTGGTGGGCTATAGCCCCGAATGGAACAAAAGGCTGCTCACCGACCTGGAAACCTTTCGCTCCAAAGGTAGTTTCTCGAGCCTGACGCCCTACCTGAACGGCGGCATCATCACCACCGACGCCCCGGCCCACAAGCCCAAGCGCCAGGAGCTGAACCCGCGCTTTCACGCCAAAGCGCTGGCGGGTCTGGAGGGGCGTATTCGCGCCGCTTTAGAAGAAATCCGGCTCCCAACCGAGTTTGAGGCCGGTGCTTGGGCCTCCAGCGTGGCCCAAACCAGCCTGAACGTGGCCTATTTTGAGGGCCACTTTCCCAAAGCCGAGCTGGCCCGCTTCCTGGCCCCCCTCAAAGCGCCGTTTCCGGCCCCCCTGCTGCCGCGTCCGCTCCTGTTTGCGCGGGTGCGCCGCCGCATAGGGGAGATGCAGGCCGCCGGTTACGGCCTGGCGGCCCACCTGTCGCTGGAGGAGGTCTTGATCGGGCTGGCGGCCGGCTACGACACCACCGCCCACACCCTGGCCTGGGCGCTGTGGCACGCCGCAAGTTATCCGGAGTGGCACCACCCGGCGGGCCATGCCCTGCTCATCAAGGAAACCCTGCGCCTGTACCCACCGGGTTTTATCGGGAGCCGCCGGGTGGCAAGGGGTGCAGAGCTCGAGGGGTACTTTATCCCCAAAGGGGCACTGGCCCTTTATAGCCCCTACCTGACCCACCGCCACCCCGACTTGTGGGAGAGGCCCCTGGTCTTCGACCCGTCCCGCTTCCAGGGGCGTATCCCGGCCTGGGGTTACCTGCCTTTTGGTGGGGGGGAGCGCACCTGTCTGGGGATGCACTTCGCCCAGATGGTGCTGCAGATCGCCCTTTCGCTATTGGGGCCGCTCGAGCCGCTCCAGGGCGACCCAGAGCCCAGACCTGGTCTGACCCTGGCGCCCAGGGGGGCGTTATGGCTGCGCCGTGTGTAG
- a CDS encoding NAD(P)/FAD-dependent oxidoreductase, with protein sequence MKAMVIGAGFAGLAAALRLCKAGLQVTVIEQLDQPGGKAIGWEGVPTGPTVLTLPEIPRQILGAFGQDLLGLKPVSPLTRYAWPDGRVFAPELELGATLAQLSTQEARDYRRLLHQARTMYEGARDTFIFGPPPTVARLMQYGLREGVRAHPLQSLSALVKSGPYLTPFFLRFATYLGANPYRAPAVLHNIAWVELGLGVFHLPGGMRALAQQLYELARAQGVEFLFGQKVRRMQRLPGRVGAIETEGGWHSADLYVSAADRHFTLEWLGLPRPSYALGVSGFAVLMKLSEAMPLGHYIYFSADYRAEWNQIAAGRWPQDPTLYLHTDGDTAFLLVNAPSLPSDSGGHPSSPSESQAYAQHLLRKLERLHPLPIAAWRALSPEDYSRTAYRGALYGRAPHGLLGALRPGWAVAGLRNLAQVGGTVHPGGGVPLSMRSGWKGAEWLLGRGGVI encoded by the coding sequence ATGAAGGCCATGGTGATTGGGGCAGGCTTTGCCGGGTTGGCGGCAGCTTTGCGGCTTTGTAAGGCCGGGCTTCAGGTCACGGTCATCGAGCAGCTCGACCAACCGGGCGGTAAAGCCATCGGCTGGGAGGGGGTGCCCACCGGCCCCACGGTGCTTACGCTGCCCGAAATTCCCCGCCAGATTCTGGGCGCCTTTGGGCAAGACCTACTGGGACTCAAACCCGTTTCCCCGCTCACTCGCTATGCCTGGCCCGATGGCCGGGTCTTTGCCCCCGAGCTCGAGCTGGGGGCCACCTTAGCCCAGCTTTCGACCCAGGAGGCCCGCGATTACCGGCGTTTGTTGCACCAAGCCCGCACGATGTACGAAGGGGCCCGGGATACCTTCATCTTCGGCCCGCCGCCGACCGTGGCCCGGCTCATGCAGTACGGCTTGCGGGAAGGGGTGAGGGCGCACCCGCTGCAATCCCTTTCGGCCCTGGTGAAGTCGGGCCCCTACCTGACGCCTTTTTTCCTGCGTTTTGCCACCTACCTGGGGGCCAACCCCTACCGGGCCCCGGCGGTGCTGCACAACATTGCCTGGGTGGAGCTGGGGCTGGGTGTGTTTCACCTGCCGGGCGGGATGCGGGCTTTGGCCCAGCAACTCTACGAACTGGCCAGGGCACAGGGGGTCGAGTTTTTGTTCGGGCAAAAGGTACGCCGGATGCAACGCCTGCCGGGGCGGGTGGGGGCCATAGAGACCGAGGGGGGTTGGCACAGCGCCGACCTCTATGTATCCGCCGCCGACCGGCACTTTACCCTAGAGTGGCTGGGCCTGCCGAGGCCCTCCTATGCCCTGGGGGTGTCGGGTTTTGCGGTGTTGATGAAGCTTTCTGAGGCTATGCCGCTGGGGCACTACATCTACTTCTCGGCGGACTACCGGGCCGAATGGAACCAAATTGCAGCGGGACGCTGGCCCCAAGACCCCACCCTGTATCTGCACACCGACGGCGATACCGCCTTCTTGTTGGTCAACGCCCCGAGTTTGCCGTCAGACTCCGGTGGTCACCCCTCGAGCCCCTCCGAAAGCCAAGCCTACGCCCAGCATCTGCTCCGCAAGCTAGAGCGGCTACACCCCCTGCCCATCGCAGCTTGGCGGGCCTTGAGCCCAGAGGATTACAGCCGCACCGCCTACCGAGGCGCCTTGTATGGGCGGGCCCCACACGGGCTGCTGGGGGCCTTGCGCCCTGGCTGGGCGGTGGCGGGCCTGCGGAACCTGGCGCAGGTGGGCGGTACCGTACATCCGGGTGGGGGGGTGCCACTCTCCATGCGCTCGGGGTGGAAGGGGGCCGAGTGGCTTTTGGGTCGTGGAGGGGTAATCTGA
- a CDS encoding glycosyltransferase family 2 protein: MPALLDYVLYAVLAWLGLKLGILLLNLRLFPVLRREKLQQRRPTVSLLVPARNEAHNLRETLPGMLLQGVQEILVLDDHSTDGTAEVVEGVSRQDARVRLLPGLPKPEGWMGKTWACHQLAQAARGEVLLFTDADVHWRKHGVRAVLARMEREKAGLVSVYPRQITPSLVERVLLPLIDDVLLCYLPYPLIATPFPSAAAANGQVMAFTRPAYLASGGHAAVRGEVLEDVRLAQKTKAAGERLAVALGGELVAVRMYRSFAEIVEGLGKNLIEFHGQSRIVLALSYLGHLTAYTLCWPLALLEPGWLWVGGLGLLERFLLSLKTGREGWEFLLVPLAPLLSTPIYLRSGQKTYTWKGREYTR; the protein is encoded by the coding sequence ATGCCCGCTCTCCTCGATTACGTTCTCTACGCGGTACTGGCCTGGCTGGGCCTGAAGCTGGGCATTTTGCTCCTCAATCTGAGGCTTTTTCCGGTGCTGCGGCGGGAAAAGTTGCAGCAGAGGCGCCCTACGGTCTCGCTTCTGGTGCCCGCCCGCAACGAGGCCCACAACCTGCGCGAGACCCTGCCAGGGATGCTCCTGCAAGGGGTGCAGGAGATTCTGGTGCTGGACGACCACTCCACCGATGGCACGGCTGAGGTGGTCGAAGGGGTCAGCCGCCAGGATGCCCGGGTGCGGCTCTTGCCGGGGCTGCCCAAGCCCGAGGGCTGGATGGGCAAGACCTGGGCCTGCCATCAGCTGGCCCAGGCCGCTCGGGGCGAGGTGCTCCTTTTTACCGACGCCGACGTGCACTGGCGCAAGCACGGGGTGCGGGCGGTGCTGGCCCGGATGGAGCGGGAGAAAGCCGGACTGGTCTCGGTATACCCGCGCCAGATCACCCCCAGCCTGGTCGAGCGGGTGCTGTTGCCCCTGATTGACGACGTGCTCCTGTGCTACCTGCCCTATCCGCTCATTGCTACACCCTTTCCCTCGGCGGCGGCGGCCAATGGGCAGGTGATGGCTTTTACGCGCCCGGCCTACCTGGCCTCGGGAGGGCACGCGGCGGTGCGGGGGGAGGTGCTCGAGGACGTGCGACTGGCCCAGAAGACCAAAGCTGCTGGCGAACGCCTGGCAGTAGCCCTGGGGGGCGAGCTGGTCGCGGTGCGGATGTACCGGAGCTTCGCCGAGATTGTCGAGGGTTTGGGGAAGAACCTGATCGAGTTCCACGGGCAGAGCCGGATCGTCCTGGCGCTTTCCTACCTGGGCCACCTGACGGCCTATACGCTCTGCTGGCCTTTGGCCCTGCTCGAGCCCGGCTGGCTCTGGGTGGGCGGCCTGGGCCTTCTGGAGCGGTTTTTGCTCTCTCTCAAGACCGGGCGCGAGGGGTGGGAGTTTTTGCTCGTCCCGCTGGCCCCGCTCTTGAGCACGCCCATCTATTTGCGCTCTGGGCAAAAAACCTACACCTGGAAAGGGCGAGAATATACCCGATGA
- a CDS encoding 1-acyl-sn-glycerol-3-phosphate acyltransferase — protein sequence MRPWERLLAAFFRALFQHSVRRGLRGVWVRGTLPEGAFVLAGNHHSWWDSYLLPVLLWGARRPFKIVVGERRLLEFAFFRHLDTVSAAKPREGLRALAHGEVLIVFPEGELRPPGALGELNKGVVWFAQKAGVPLVPVASRVALRGHEFAEAYLVFGEPLNPDLSQLRARLEGMLAELDAQIRTAPAEEPLPGFELRLAGRKSTHERMAGWGAALGKLMGGR from the coding sequence ATGCGACCCTGGGAACGATTGTTGGCCGCCTTCTTCCGGGCGTTGTTCCAGCATTCGGTGAGGCGGGGCCTGCGGGGGGTATGGGTGCGGGGCACGCTGCCGGAGGGAGCTTTTGTGCTGGCGGGCAACCACCATTCCTGGTGGGATAGCTATTTGTTGCCGGTTTTGCTGTGGGGCGCCCGGCGGCCTTTCAAGATTGTGGTGGGGGAGCGTCGCCTGCTTGAGTTCGCCTTTTTTCGCCACCTCGACACGGTCTCGGCGGCCAAGCCCCGCGAGGGCCTGCGGGCTTTGGCGCACGGTGAGGTGCTGATTGTTTTTCCGGAAGGGGAACTACGGCCTCCGGGGGCTCTGGGCGAACTGAACAAAGGGGTGGTCTGGTTTGCCCAAAAGGCGGGGGTGCCACTGGTGCCGGTGGCCTCGAGGGTCGCTTTGCGCGGGCACGAGTTTGCCGAGGCCTACCTGGTGTTTGGCGAACCTTTGAACCCAGATTTGAGCCAGTTGCGGGCCCGGCTGGAAGGGATGCTTGCCGAACTCGACGCCCAGATTCGCACCGCCCCTGCCGAAGAACCGCTGCCCGGCTTCGAGCTGCGCCTGGCCGGGCGCAAGAGCACCCACGAGCGCATGGCGGGCTGGGGGGCGGCGCTGGGTAAACTGATGGGAGGACGCTGA
- a CDS encoding carotenoid biosynthesis protein: MEVVLVTLLTFLMAWGALAWVRPQGSIAGPAWLRGLGGLGGMGLALLGAVLLVLDWNGLLGAALAVWGCALALLAVWGGDLLWAGQRPLMAVTGGVALLGGGLGWWVGGQAELGVWAALSATGAAQALWLLRQPEALARLRWLQTHLKPWMVCLILAVLVRIPVPLWPEGFPLISLVQMGLIGLAALWWGYAQVGARIGLLFALAFGLGLGVELLGSQTGLPFGLYTYQGAPPPTVLGVPLIVPLGWFALVLSAHGLAGGRPWLTGLLVVAWDLGLEALMPAKGYWTWQDPHPLWYGAPLQNYLAWFAVGFVISWMYGRLGPALHRNRSFAWAYRLEALFIPVGLALFGLWPAALVCGLAMNLLAWSEYLWRYGGPGRMPMADGR, encoded by the coding sequence GTGGAAGTAGTTTTGGTTACGCTTTTGACGTTCTTAATGGCCTGGGGTGCCCTGGCCTGGGTTCGGCCACAGGGCAGTATCGCAGGCCCGGCCTGGCTGCGCGGGCTGGGGGGCCTGGGGGGGATGGGCCTGGCCCTCTTGGGTGCGGTGTTGTTGGTGCTGGACTGGAACGGGCTTTTGGGCGCGGCCCTGGCGGTGTGGGGCTGTGCCTTGGCCCTGCTGGCGGTTTGGGGCGGCGACCTGCTGTGGGCCGGGCAGAGACCCCTGATGGCAGTCACCGGGGGGGTGGCCTTGCTGGGGGGCGGGCTGGGCTGGTGGGTCGGCGGTCAGGCCGAGCTGGGGGTCTGGGCGGCGTTATCGGCAACCGGCGCGGCGCAGGCGCTTTGGCTTTTGCGGCAGCCCGAGGCCCTGGCCCGGCTGCGGTGGCTGCAAACCCACCTGAAGCCCTGGATGGTGTGCCTGATCCTGGCGGTGCTGGTGCGGATTCCGGTGCCGCTGTGGCCCGAGGGCTTCCCCCTCATCAGCCTGGTGCAGATGGGGCTTATTGGCCTGGCGGCTCTCTGGTGGGGGTACGCGCAGGTAGGGGCGCGGATTGGGCTCTTGTTTGCGCTGGCCTTTGGCCTGGGGCTGGGGGTGGAGCTTCTGGGCAGCCAGACCGGCCTACCCTTTGGGCTCTACACCTACCAGGGGGCTCCCCCGCCTACCGTGCTGGGCGTACCCCTGATTGTGCCGTTGGGCTGGTTTGCCCTGGTGCTCTCGGCACATGGGCTGGCCGGAGGGCGGCCCTGGCTGACCGGGCTTTTGGTGGTGGCCTGGGACTTGGGCCTGGAAGCCCTGATGCCGGCTAAGGGTTACTGGACGTGGCAAGACCCCCACCCCCTCTGGTATGGCGCGCCCTTGCAGAACTACCTGGCCTGGTTTGCGGTGGGTTTTGTGATTTCCTGGATGTATGGTCGGCTGGGCCCGGCCTTGCACCGGAACCGCTCTTTTGCCTGGGCGTATCGGCTCGAGGCCCTGTTCATTCCGGTAGGGCTGGCCCTATTTGGCCTGTGGCCGGCGGCTTTGGTGTGTGGCCTGGCCATGAATCTGTTGGCCTGGTCGGAATATCTTTGGCGCTATGGAGGGCCCGGACGAATGCCGATGGCCGATGGGCGATAG